A stretch of DNA from Actinomycetes bacterium:
GGGTCAGCGCCCACCGGACGCCGACCACGACCGCCAGCAGCGCGGCGATCAGGGCGCCCCAGGTCAGCACCGAGGGGTTATCGGCGCGCCACCGTTCCGGATGAAGGGGGTGGGGTCAGTAGGGGCGGACGGCGCCGACGTAGGGCATCGAGTACAGGCCGGACACCACCACCCCGACACCCGGGTTGGCCGCCTCGACGATGCGGCCACCACCGATGTACATGCCCACGTGCTGCGACGGCGAGTAGTAGAAGACCAGGTCGCCCGGCTGCAGCTGGCTGGCCGGGATCTGCCGACCGGCACCCCACTGCGCCCCGGAGAAGTGCGGCAGGTAGATGCCCACACTGCGGTAGGCGGACATCGTCAGCCCCGAGCAGTCGAACGCGGACGGGCCCGCAGCGCCGAAGACGTAGGAGTGCCCGACCTGCGACAGCGCCCAAGCGGCGGCCCGCGCGCCCAGGCTGGAGTCCCCGCTGACCGCCACCGGGGTGTAGGTCGGGGTGTAGGCCGAGGTGTAGGTCGGGGTGGACCGCGCGTACGAACGGCTCACCGTCGCGGTGTAGGCGGCCCTCGCCGCAGCCGCCGCGGCCGCCGCG
This window harbors:
- a CDS encoding C40 family peptidase → AAAAAAAARAAYTATVSRSYARSTPTYTSAYTPTYTPVAVSGDSSLGARAAAWALSQVGHSYVFGAAGPSAFDCSGLTMSAYRSVGIYLPHFSGAQWGAGRQIPASQLQPGDLVFYYSPSQHVGMYIGGGRIVEAANPGVGVVVSGLYSMPYVGAVRPY